A single Gemmatimonadota bacterium DNA region contains:
- a CDS encoding TrmJ/YjtD family RNA methyltransferase: MTAPPILVLVEPQDIVNIASAIRIAKNFGIEYLRLVKPRVFDPYRIEGIAHNTGDIVDRIRMCQSLEEAIGDCVFVVAMTARERAAKRQLLRPPAAAAEVTERSVEGPVAVVFGREDSGLTNDELDRCHALATIATNPAHRSLNLAQAAAIMAYECWNAREGADPSRKSPRRRTVKARAEDLASLFQDSERALWAVDFFKSRNGENVLRSIREIVFRADLDEREAKLLRAMTLETVHYLSRTGVLQELPERLRLPAGKRSAPGGEVPSENP, encoded by the coding sequence GTGACCGCCCCGCCCATTCTCGTCTTGGTCGAGCCCCAGGACATCGTCAACATCGCGAGCGCCATCCGGATCGCGAAGAACTTCGGGATCGAGTACCTCCGCTTGGTCAAACCGCGGGTGTTCGATCCCTATCGGATCGAAGGCATCGCCCACAACACCGGCGATATCGTCGACCGGATCCGGATGTGTCAGTCCCTCGAAGAGGCCATCGGCGATTGTGTCTTCGTCGTCGCGATGACCGCGCGGGAACGGGCCGCCAAACGGCAGCTCCTCCGTCCCCCCGCGGCGGCCGCCGAGGTAACCGAACGATCGGTCGAGGGGCCCGTCGCGGTGGTGTTTGGGCGGGAAGACAGCGGCCTGACGAACGACGAACTCGATCGCTGCCATGCCTTGGCCACGATCGCCACGAATCCGGCCCACCGGTCGCTCAATCTGGCCCAGGCGGCCGCCATCATGGCCTACGAGTGCTGGAACGCCCGCGAGGGCGCCGATCCGTCTCGGAAGTCCCCCCGGCGGCGCACGGTCAAGGCCCGGGCCGAGGATCTGGCCAGCCTGTTCCAGGACAGCGAGCGAGCCCTTTGGGCCGTCGATTTCTTCAAGAGTCGGAACGGGGAGAACGTCCTCCGGTCGATTCGGGAGATCGTCTTTCGCGCTGATCTGGATGAACGGGAAGCCAAGCTGCTCCGGGCCATGACCCTGGAGACCGTTCACTACCTCAGTCGGACCGGCGTGCTCCAGGAACTCCCGGAGCGGCTCCGGCTACCCGCGGGGAAGCGATCCGCTCCCGGTGGTGAGGTTCCGTCGGAGAATCCGTAG
- a CDS encoding NAD(P)-dependent oxidoreductase: protein MPKIAFLGLGAIGRPMAARVAARYPLTVWNRTAARAEAFAADVSCRVAPSAAEAVADATVVMTCLSTSADVDQLLHGPDAVLPSLRRGTLFLDCTSGDSATSCRLAAALEARGIAFADCPVSGGTNGAEAGILTVMVGGSAEVFERAKPFLETFGKLIVHMGPVGTGDIIKAINQALLAANILSLGEALTAMVKAGVPARAGLEVLNASSGRSFVSESLIPARVLPGTWPKTFRLALLDKDVGIALDLVRQVGLEAPILSQVRAHTELALKELGPEADYLEPIKLCEQRAGVEVRG from the coding sequence CTGCCAAAGATCGCCTTTCTCGGGCTCGGCGCCATCGGCCGGCCCATGGCGGCCCGGGTGGCGGCCCGCTACCCGCTCACGGTCTGGAACCGCACGGCGGCCCGGGCCGAGGCGTTCGCCGCCGACGTGTCGTGCCGGGTGGCCCCATCGGCCGCGGAGGCCGTGGCCGACGCCACCGTCGTGATGACCTGCCTCTCGACCTCCGCCGATGTAGACCAGTTGCTCCATGGCCCGGACGCCGTGCTTCCAAGTCTCCGGAGGGGTACCCTGTTCCTGGACTGCACCTCGGGCGACTCGGCGACGTCCTGCCGCCTGGCGGCGGCCTTGGAGGCTCGGGGCATTGCCTTTGCCGATTGCCCGGTCAGTGGCGGCACTAACGGCGCCGAGGCCGGCATCCTCACGGTGATGGTCGGCGGGTCTGCCGAGGTGTTTGAGCGGGCTAAGCCGTTTCTGGAAACCTTCGGGAAACTGATCGTCCACATGGGGCCGGTTGGGACGGGCGACATCATCAAGGCCATCAATCAGGCCCTCCTCGCCGCCAATATCCTCTCCCTTGGCGAAGCGCTGACGGCCATGGTCAAGGCAGGGGTGCCGGCCCGGGCCGGCCTCGAGGTGCTCAATGCCTCGAGCGGTCGGTCATTCGTCAGCGAGTCGCTGATTCCGGCCCGGGTCCTTCCGGGAACCTGGCCCAAGACCTTCCGCCTGGCCTTGCTCGACAAGGACGTCGGGATCGCCCTTGATTTGGTCCGGCAGGTCGGGCTCGAGGCGCCGATTCTGTCCCAGGTCAGGGCCCATACGGAGCTCGCCCTCAAGGAATTGGGCCCGGAGGCCGATTATCTCGAACCAATCAAGCTGTGTGAACAACGGGCGGGGGTCGAGGTTCGCGGATGA